The DNA segment TGAAGGGGCAAATACCAAAAAGGTTGAGGATATTGCTGCCACAACCATCTATGAAGCAATTTGCACGAATGTTAACtcaaacatataaaccaaacaGAAACATTGCAACAATTTTTGACAAGCAAACAACTCACCATGGAGAAACCAGCATATGGAAAATCAGATACACCATAGTGGAGACCGTCAAAAATATATGCCAGAGCATTAAAAGGCTGAGAAGCACTAACAAACTGGCAGCAATCACAAAAGACAATGTAAACTAATATTTTAGGTAGAGAAGCAAACACTAGTAGTAATAAATCATACATACCAACACCCCAGTCCTGACAACCTGCAACACTTCAGAATCTTGGGTAAAAATTGTTGCCAAAGATCGAAAAGAGGCACCAAGAATTACCATCAAGCATATACCTGTGAGCATTCCTATCTGGAAAGACATCATCGAGTCAAACAACTTCACAAAACTAAGGAATAACTTTTATGAATTCTGAGGATACAAATGATTGAATGGTATTTCCctcaagataaataaataaataaaccttACCATTAATACAAAATTAGTAATTTGCTTCACAATTTGGTATTCATTTCTGGATAGAGAACTTGCAATAAGGGCctgtataaattaaaaaagtagcAGTGTGAGTcctttatctatttatttatttattttgagagagagagagagagagagagagagagagagagagagagagggtttttattacaaattgaAAGAAATATAAAAGCCCCACCAATTAAAAAATAGGGATTATTCACTACCTGTGCAGATGCAGCCAATGAGTCTGTGAGAAGGGACACAGCCAACCACACTTGCATACATATTTGATGTGCAGCCATAGCTACTGGACCTTGACGAGCAGCCATAGATGTCCCCAGTGTCATGGTTGTAAGAACAGCAAGTGTTCTTCCAATAAGGAAACCGCCTATAGCAGCAGCTCAGATACATAAATGAAGTAACTACATAGAACTAAATCTAAAATGCACAGTAAAAGGGCAAAACAGAAAAAGAGATAATCTGCAGATATAAATACCTGTTTTACTATCAAAGGAAAGAGGTAATGCAAtatacagaagaaaaaaaaatcttattcatTGACATTGACAATATTTACAAATGCCAAGAACCATTGCAAGAAAAAGTGAACAAATCAAAAACCAATTTCATTAATCAtagtatatttaaattttttaaaaaaaaaatatgagcaAACAACAGGAAAGACACTAGCAAGTGACCACTTCTATTTAGAATTCTCAATGAAAATAGTTCTTGAGATCACATTTAGCATCCAGCTGTTGTCCACTcctttttatctaatttttttagggAGAGAAACCATTTTGGGAGATGAGGTAAATCTGCTCAGGTTTTCACAAGCTATAAACTGAAAACATAAGGAAGAGACAAATTCTCACCAGATTTAAAATAATTGCCAAATTGTAAGTTTTCCATCCTTGGGGGAAGTAATTCAACTCGCTTGTTCAGAAACCAAATCATCAACAAAGTCCCAATATATCtgagaaataaaaatttcattgtAATTATGATTAAAtcggataaaaaataaataaataaatgaaggAAGGAAGAAAACAAAACTTTCAAAATACATACTGAGAGAGAACGGTGGAAATGGCGGCACCAGCTATTCCCAACTGAAAAAAATACATGAGTAATGGAAATAAAAATACAGCTGAAAGATTACCAATACCTgcaattagataaataaattagCATGCACAGGTATATaatataaatgataaataattaaaatataacaacTTTAAGAGAAGATTTATAAACAGGTATCTaatataaatgataaataattaaaatataacaacTTTAAGAGAAGATTTATAACATGAAGCTAATCTTCATTTCCCAGGAACAGTCACTGAGTGTCCAAATACTATGAGCATTATATTTCCTTCTTTGAGTattggtataagttagatacaaaaaaaattcaaaatttacaaCAACAAAAGTAAACAAGTACGTAGCACTGCTCAAAACCTGCACATGAGAAAGCTTCTTCAAATTCATAAACTTAATGcattattttatattcaagttCTGTCATCAATATAAAGATTTTCCAAAATGATTAAATGGAGGGGCCTTCCCCATCTTGTGTTGTCAAACGTTTAGTCATTTGCAGGTAGGTACCAACATTTCCTTTGAACTCCCCAACAGAAAGGCATTTTTTGTTAGCACTCCTTAAACCACATGACATGAATTTGCAATATGCAATATATTTAGAAATTATTTACGCGAGCTTGTTAGGAAATCCAAATTACTCATGTTCTAAAGAATGATGGCTACAAGAATGGCCTTCAAAAGGCTAAGAAAATGTTGAAGCATATTATTACAATGCATAGTATGGCTGCAATGATCAACAATTTATTTTcagtaataaattaataataacaatttatTCATGAAACATTCAAAGGGATAAGAAAACATTAATTTTGAAGCACTAGATAGCAGAGCAAGGTGTCAAAGCccatacaaaatatataaaaataaataaagaaaataatataaaaaccaTTCAAAAGATGAATGTAGCATAGAAACAGAATTTAAACCAAGCACTTGCCTAGGCATAGAACAGGAGTTTTTGTATCCTTAAAACCACGGAAAATGCCTTGTAAAGCCAAAGAAAGCACAACAGCAGGAGCTCCAACTGATCTTAGAGAGAGAAATTGTATTGACAGGTTGTGTATTGGATTTTCCTGTTGTAAAGAATATATTCAAGTATTATTGAGTAGAGGATTACAGTTCTTGAACTATGAAGGGAAAATGAAACAATAGAATTTTCATCAAGATTATTCACATCTAAAAGTATCCCATAATTTATTAAGTGCTACAAGGGACGAGTGAAATACAACATCAATTACAAGGAAGGACTAAGGAGTGGTAAAGGGAAAACATACTGTTGATACaccaattaaatttagcaatatTCCGGATCCAAGAAACAGAGCTAAAGCCTCAAAAATTCCAATCCCAAGTGCTAATAGCAAAGCAGTGGAGACAGAGGAAAATTGCTTTTTTCGATTGCCTCTTTCGAAGGATTTACCATTGCCAATATTTTGTATACCACTGTGCTCTGCAGGGAAATTCATTCATGGCATGAGTTGACAATGAAAAATGACAGCAAGCAACATATAAGAGCTATGAAGAAGTTAACTGTGGACATAAAATTCACCCGAAAGATATTCTTCGGCAGCAGTTTTGGCTATGTCCTCAGCAACAAAAGATGTAGCAACACTTAGAAGGGGAATATTGAAAAGCTTTGATATGATGTTAAAGATGGTCATGGAAACACCAGCGGAAGCCAATTCCACAGTGCCTAAAAATAACGAACAAGAGACAATTGGAATTTAGAAGTTGATGGCGAAACCAAAGAAGTGGGTTTAGAATTGAACAGAGGCAGTAGATTAGGTGCTAACCGAGTCGACCGACGTAAGCTGTTTCCATCAACTGTGCCATGGGATCAATTGCCTGTCCGGCAAGGGCAGGCAAAGTCAGCAGCAGAATCTCGCGTCTGACGTCGGAGTGTGAGTGTGAGTGTGTGTTTCCACTCTCGGGAGATCCACTGTCAGCAAGATggacaaaaagttaattagttattgAGTTGTCTGTTGTAAATTGTAATAGCAGAGAAGAATAGGGTCTTACAGAGAGAAGTTATCTGAATTTGGATTTGTGAGGAGAGCAGGAACAGGAACGTCATCATCATGATCTTGAGGAGAAGTGAATTGAATAGGGGAAGCGGGTTTGGCGCAGAGGGTTATGAACGGAGAGGTGGTAGCAGATAGGCGGGAGGCGCAAGAGAGGGCAGGTCTGCGGATGGGCATTGAGATTCTTCTGGCTGTGGACGTGGAGAGGCCATGATAGAGAGCAGCGCTCTGGAAGTGGGTAGCCTTCATGGTCGACGATGACTTTGAGAATGGATTGCAGCTGCAGACCGATGATTACAAGAAGAAGGGGGAGAAAAGAGCATCAGAAGGAGAAGGCACTGGAAAGTTCATTCCAAGGTGGGAACTGCGAAGCGGGATCCTTAATGCCAATGACTGGGCACTGACAAGTGAGGAGCACCATGGATAGTATCAAAACAAACACCCAATCCACCCTCCCAGCTGCAGCCGTATAGGCCGCACGGCCCGCACGGCCGCACCGAACCAAACTTTTCCAGCACACagttttattttcgaaatttatattattaatgttattttttatttcaaatttcagaattttaaaaaatataaagtcaAAATATTACGTCATTATATGCCCTCTTATAAGTTAAGAGTTAAGACAGAGATTATTTAAACAGTAAAAAATTGCAGagtaataaaataagaaattaattattatgaattttgtaatttatattgCCTCTGaaacttataatttttatttagaagTGATTAaactttatcaatttttttattaaaaaaaaacttgatattaactattaaaatgttaatatgaAATTTATGTTAGGGGTTAGCTTGAAAGCATTTATTTGTTTTGCATATTTACTAGTGAAGGTATGGGGAAATGATCATGGCTTGCTAGTTTAAAGTTATGATcctatattttgataaaaatgaaTATTGAcgaattaaatattaatttggtctctaaaatttggtttaatatttaatttaatttttataattttattagtttcaaTTAGAActcttaaatttatataatgatttatagttatttttgagATTATATTCATcactaaaatattaatttgggaCATTTATTTGACATTGTATTTTTTCACGTGATTTATTTAGTGTTGAATCTACTTGGTAATTATTATAtgatatgaaaaaatattaaaaaaagtgtTGAATGTgcatttaaatataatttcggtttatttttgttttgcacaatttaaaattttttttatcactttttactgcttcttcataaagagaagaaagaaaaaaaatataataacaacaacaacaaaataataatgataagaaaaaataaataaataaagaagaacgcgaaaaagaaaaaagaagaggaacatgaataaaaagataaattttaaataggtTAATTTTATCGTATTAACtcatttatttatctattagataaattttatttctaaaattaaatccgtttaaattttagattaaatAAACTGAATTcgattaactaaaaaaaagattaaacaaaatagtatgtaaactaaataaattgtctatttatttttttattaaagaacaTTTTTTAACCAATATTTTATATGatctaattcaaaaatttaaatcatcaactaacaaaatattatttatttaagatttttgtattaaaaataatattttttgttaaattaaatagATTAGACAAGCATATTTATTGGCTCTATTCaataatcaatataatttattgagaGACCAATTTAATACAATGTGAACTAGATCCTAAATATGATGTTGCTATTAAGGTTGGAAGTGAGTTAAGCCCCCTTATGAGCTAGTTTGAGCTCGACTCATTAATAGCTCGATAAGTTGAATTCGTGAGCTGGTGAGTCGAGCTTGAACTTGGATAAACTCAGCTCATTAGCTCGCGAGCTAactcgattatatatataatattaaaagtatagATTAAATGTTATATGATATatgtattaataatttaatatataattttacatatatattaatgtttttaattgtttaaaattttatagtcattttttatatataattttgatataggatataaataaaaaatttataattgatagataggcaatatattaattttttaaaaatactttttaatatatatatgttataatttattgatatagaattataga comes from the Arachis duranensis cultivar V14167 chromosome 7, aradu.V14167.gnm2.J7QH, whole genome shotgun sequence genome and includes:
- the LOC107496142 gene encoding protein DETOXIFICATION 45, chloroplastic produces the protein MKATHFQSAALYHGLSTSTARRISMPIRRPALSCASRLSATTSPFITLCAKPASPIQFTSPQDHDDDVPVPALLTNPNSDNFSLGSPESGNTHSHSHSDVRREILLLTLPALAGQAIDPMAQLMETAYVGRLGTVELASAGVSMTIFNIISKLFNIPLLSVATSFVAEDIAKTAAEEYLSEHSGIQNIGNGKSFERGNRKKQFSSVSTALLLALGIGIFEALALFLGSGILLNLIGVSTENPIHNLSIQFLSLRSVGAPAVVLSLALQGIFRGFKDTKTPVLCLGIGNLSAVFLFPLLMYFFQLGIAGAAISTVLSQYIGTLLMIWFLNKRVELLPPRMENLQFGNYFKSGGFLIGRTLAVLTTMTLGTSMAARQGPVAMAAHQICMQVWLAVSLLTDSLAASAQALIASSLSRNEYQIVKQITNFVLMIGMLTGICLMVILGASFRSLATIFTQDSEVLQVVRTGVLFVSASQPFNALAYIFDGLHYGVSDFPYAGFSMMVVAAISSTFLVFAPSHFGLHGVWMGLVLFMALRMVAGFVRVLSKNGPWWFLHRDFQIA